Part of the candidate division KSB1 bacterium genome is shown below.
AATGGCTCGATCCTGAGTGACACATCACCATATTGGCCACGACCACCAGATTGCTTTTTATGTTTATGAGATCCTTCGGCTTTCCCTTTGATGGTCTCCCGATAGGGAATTTTTGGTTCGACGATGTCGACATCCACGCCGTATTTCTCTTTCAACCGCTTGATGATGATATCCAGATGTAGCTCGCCCTGACCATGGACGATGATCTGCTTCAGTTCTGGATTGACTTCAACCTGGAATGTCGGATCCGTATCCTGAATGGTGTGAAGTCCAGATGAGATCTTTTCCTCATCGCCCTTGGCTTTGGGCACCACTGCAACTCGAATGACTGGCTCTGGGAATTGAATTGGAGGCAGAAGAATCGGATTGTTTTTATCACAAAGTGTATCTCCCGTTGAGGTCTCTTTTAATTTGACAATGGCACCAAAATCTCCGACCGATACCACACCGATTTCTTTGCGGGTTTTGCCATTCATGAAATAGATCTGGCCGATTTTTTCGATCACTCCTTTGGTAGAGTTTAGGACTTCGTTGCCAGTTCGGATTGAGCCAGAAAAAACGCGGAAAAAGGAAAGTTCTCCAACATGCGGCTCGGAGACGGTTTTGAACACCAGGGCAGTCAGAGGTGCGTCAGGGCTGGGATCGCGCGTGATCTTCTCTTCAGTTTTCGGTTTAGTACCCTCAATTTTCGGGCGGTCCAAAGGCGATGGGAAACTACTAACGATTAAATCCAACATGGGCGCCACACCGATATTCAACGTCGCGGCTCCGGCGATCACAGGAAACACATTTCCTTTAATAATCTCATTGCGCAACCCAGTCTTGAGCTGCTCCTCAGTCAATTCTCCAACGTCACAGAATATATTCAATAGCTCTTCATCATTTTCCGAAATCGTCTCCATCAGCGCGCTGCGCATTTGTGCCGCTTTGTCAGCCAGATGGCTGGGGATCGCTTCTTCGGTATATTTGCCGCTCTTGTTTTTCTCAAATCGCAACAGCTTCATTTTCACAATATCAACGATGCTATCAAAGCCCTCTCCAGGATTGGCGGGAAACTGCAACGCCACTACGCCGTTGCCAAATCGCTTTTTGAGCATATCGACTACTTTCTCAAAATCGGCGTGCTCTTTATCCAAACGATTGACAAAAAATAGCCGAGGAAGTTTTTTTTCAGCGACCAATTGAAAAACCGTCTCGGTTCCCACCTCAATACCTGCCACAGCATTCACTAAAATGGCTGCTGCATCACAAACTTGCACTGCGCTAATCACTTCACCAATAAAATCTGAATAACCCGGAGTATCCAATACATTGATCTTGTGGTTTTTCCATTGGAGATGAAGCATGGACAAACTAATAGAGATCTTGCGTTCAATCTCGTCGGAACTGTAATCGGAAATGGTTGTGCCATCTTCAATCGTTCCCAATCGATTGGTTTCACCAGCGGAAAACAGCATGGCTTCCGCCAATGATGTTTTGCCAACACCTCCATGCGAAAATAATCCTAGATTCCTGATCTTATCCACGGTATACTCTTTCACTGAGAGCCTCCTTGTGACATGTAATGATTTATCTGTATTGTATCATTAGTTCTAAATCTGATGCTAACTCACCACCAGCTTAGGGATCAATGGCTGGTTGATCAACCCCAGTTGGTACTCATGGTGTTTTTTAATGCCGACTATGGTTCGAGAGCTCCCTCAATTTGCGCTTGAAAATCCGTCCCATCTTGGTGCGAGGAAGCACTGGAAAAAAACGAACGATTGTAGGACATTTATACACTGGCATATGGTTCCGACAGTATTCAATGATCTCTTCGGCTGTCGCAACCTCATTGTCTTTCAATGCAATAAATGCCTGTACATCTTCTTTGTGATTCGGATGAGGGATTGGCAGCACGACCGCTTCTTTTACCTTTGGATTTTGGAGCAGCAATTGCTCAATTTCGGTGGTGTAAATTGGAAAACCACTCTTGATGATCACATCTGCCTTCTTGCAGACCAAATAGATATTCCCTTGCTCATCGAGCTGCCCCAAGTCCCCTGTGTAATACCAGCCATTTTTAATAGTTGATTGATTGTTTTCAGCCGCGTTCCAATAGCCTTTCATTACCACCTTCCCCTGGATGGCTATTTCGCCAACTTGATTAGGATCTAGTGGTTCGCCTGATTCGTCGTGCACTTGAATATCGATGTCGGGCAGTCGGAGTCCCAAAGAACCCGGTTTGCGATCTAATGATGGATGATTCCCAGCTACCAGGCCGCTGGTTTCCGTAATTGAATAACAGTTAAGCAACGGGACGCCAAAGCGTTGTTGAAATCGTTCGTCCAGTTCCGCTGGAAGTGGGTGCCACGATGAAAGGCAATATTTCAGCGAGCGGCCGCTCATTGAATCCGGGGCAGATTTGAGCAATAAATCGTAAAATTGCGGTGAACCAGCCAGCACCGAAACATGGTGCTCATCAATCGATTGGGCGATCTGAGCGTAATCGATCTTGGGATGGAGAACCACTGTGCAGCCTCGGGAGAGCGCACTGTTCAACAGAAAGTTCTGGCTGAAAATGAAAAACAGCGGGAGAGCTGCTGCAACGACATCATTTTCATTGAATCGAAATAATTGCGTCGTCCCAGAGACGCTGGCAAGCAAGTTCTCGTGGCTTAATTCTACACCTTTGGGCGGATCTGTAACCCCTGAAGTAAATTGAATGATCGCGGTTTCGCTCGGCTCTTGAGAAATCGCCTCCCAATCGGAATTGAAACTAGCAATGAGTTCCAATAAATTGAAACCAGCGAATTCGTGAGCCTCTCCCAGAGAAATCAGAATCGGCTTTGGCTCCGCTTTGGCGAGATAGCTCGTTAAATGCTTTTTGAAACCAGCCCAGTAGATGATCGCCCGGGGCGCGACAACCTTCAAGGCCTCCTCAAATTCATTATCTTCCATCATATAATTGATAGGCACAACAATCGCACCCCCGCGCATGATGGCATAATAACTAAACACAAAATGAGGTAAATTGGGCATCAACAATGCCACACGATCGCCCTTTTGTACCCCAGCGCGCCTTAACCCATTAGCTAACTGATGGATGATCTGATCTAATTGGCCGTACCGAATGTGATGTTCATTAAATATGATCGCAGTCTTATCTGAAAATGCCTTCGCAGTCTCACAAATTTTATCAACAATCATAACCTTTTATCGATTAATCATCGCTCTCACGTTCTTCCCATACACTATCAACTGGTTGAAACTTATCTCGGCAACCCCAAATATCAAACTTTTGTCGAATTGTTTTGTAATATAATTCAAATAAGGCTCATGATAATAAAAAAAAAAATTATCAAAATCAAGTTTTTTTTCTCTTGCAGCCTTTCGCGTGGCATGCTGTTGCTCAATATTTTTAACACCCAAAAAACTACTTGCTTCTTAATAAAATTATTTTAAATTGCTCTCAGGACGATCC
Proteins encoded:
- the fusA gene encoding elongation factor G, which gives rise to MKEYTVDKIRNLGLFSHGGVGKTSLAEAMLFSAGETNRLGTIEDGTTISDYSSDEIERKISISLSMLHLQWKNHKINVLDTPGYSDFIGEVISAVQVCDAAAILVNAVAGIEVGTETVFQLVAEKKLPRLFFVNRLDKEHADFEKVVDMLKKRFGNGVVALQFPANPGEGFDSIVDIVKMKLLRFEKNKSGKYTEEAIPSHLADKAAQMRSALMETISENDEELLNIFCDVGELTEEQLKTGLRNEIIKGNVFPVIAGAATLNIGVAPMLDLIVSSFPSPLDRPKIEGTKPKTEEKITRDPSPDAPLTALVFKTVSEPHVGELSFFRVFSGSIRTGNEVLNSTKGVIEKIGQIYFMNGKTRKEIGVVSVGDFGAIVKLKETSTGDTLCDKNNPILLPPIQFPEPVIRVAVVPKAKGDEEKISSGLHTIQDTDPTFQVEVNPELKQIIVHGQGELHLDIIIKRLKEKYGVDVDIVEPKIPYRETIKGKAEGSHKHKKQSGGRGQYGDVSLRIEPLPRGQGYEFVDAIVGGVIPGKYIPAVEKGIKEAMANGVIAGYPVVDVKVTLFYGSYHSVDSSDMAFKIAGSMCFKKVFKEAKPVLLEPIYDVEVQIPEEYMGDVMGDISSRRGKIQGMESKAPFQIIKAKIPLAELYKYSTTLRSLTQGRGAHRMKFSHYEEVPKENAEKIIAQYKGEEEE
- a CDS encoding AMP-binding protein, whose translation is MIVDKICETAKAFSDKTAIIFNEHHIRYGQLDQIIHQLANGLRRAGVQKGDRVALLMPNLPHFVFSYYAIMRGGAIVVPINYMMEDNEFEEALKVVAPRAIIYWAGFKKHLTSYLAKAEPKPILISLGEAHEFAGFNLLELIASFNSDWEAISQEPSETAIIQFTSGVTDPPKGVELSHENLLASVSGTTQLFRFNENDVVAAALPLFFIFSQNFLLNSALSRGCTVVLHPKIDYAQIAQSIDEHHVSVLAGSPQFYDLLLKSAPDSMSGRSLKYCLSSWHPLPAELDERFQQRFGVPLLNCYSITETSGLVAGNHPSLDRKPGSLGLRLPDIDIQVHDESGEPLDPNQVGEIAIQGKVVMKGYWNAAENNQSTIKNGWYYTGDLGQLDEQGNIYLVCKKADVIIKSGFPIYTTEIEQLLLQNPKVKEAVVLPIPHPNHKEDVQAFIALKDNEVATAEEIIEYCRNHMPVYKCPTIVRFFPVLPRTKMGRIFKRKLRELSNHSRH